One Cicer arietinum cultivar CDC Frontier isolate Library 1 chromosome 8, Cicar.CDCFrontier_v2.0, whole genome shotgun sequence DNA segment encodes these proteins:
- the LOC101515299 gene encoding NEP1-interacting protein 1, with protein sequence MDFVSNPCPLRSSLFGSLGNFIDKVKQFGTLAVSAVIGNIFSAILTFCFALVGTLLGAMTGALIGQETESGFIRGAAVGAISGAVFSIEVFESSLVLWHSDESGIGCLLYLIDVIASLLSGRLVRERIGPAMLSAVQSQMGAVETSFDEVQNIFDIGGSKGLSGDSVAKIPKIKITSDNVDASGDKVSCSVCLQDFQLGETVRSLPHCHHMFHLPCIDMWLLRHGSCPLCRRDL encoded by the exons ATGGATTTTGTGTCAAATCCATGTCCTTTGCGTTCATCTTTGTTCGGTTCTTTAGGGAATTTTATTGACAAGGTTAAACAATTTGGCACCCTCGCTGTTTCTGCTGTCATTGGGAACATTTTTTCTGCGATCTTGACTTTTTGCTTTGCATTAG TGGGGACTTTGTTGGGAGCTATGACAGGAGCTTTGATAGGCCAAGAGACTGAAAGTGGTTTCATTCGAGGTGCTGCTGTTGGTGCTATTTCAGGAGCTGTTTTTTCCATTGAAGTGTTTGAATCCTCTCTTGTTCTTTGGCATTCTGATGAATCTGGGATTGGTTGTCTTTTATACTTG ATTGATGTTATTGCTAGCTTGTTGAGTGGTAGACTTGTGCGTGAGAGAATAGGTCCAGCCATGTTGAGTGCTGTTCAAAGTCAG atggGTGCTGTTGAAACAAGCTTTGATGAAGTTCAAAACATCTTTGACATTGGTGGTTCAAAAGGGTTATCCGGAGATTCGGTTGCGAAAATcccaaaaatcaaaatcacCTCCGACAACGTCGATGCATCAGGAGATAAAGTTTCTTGTTCAGTTTGCCTCCAG GACTTTCAGCTTGGAGAAACAGTTAGAAGTTTACCTCATTGTCATCACATGTTTCACCTACCTTGCATAGATATGTGGCTCTTGAGGCATGGTTCTTGCCCATTATGCAGAAGGGATCTGTAA
- the LOC101514325 gene encoding peroxidase 64-like, which translates to MAIMVTFLNLITIFSLVSIGYSLSLNYYEKTCHDLEYIVAKAVKDAAARDKTVPAALLRMHFHDCFVRGCDASVLLYSKGNNKAEKDGPPNISLHAFYVIDEAKRAVEAKCPGVVSCADILALAARDAVFLSGGPRWDVPKGRKDGRTSKASETRQLPAPTFNISQLQQSFSQRALSVKDLVALSGGHTLGFSHCSSFRNRIQNFNATHDVDPSLHPSFAAKLKSICPLKNKAKNAGTTLDPSSTTFDNTYYKLILQQKGLFSSDQALLDTPKTKHLVSKFARSQEAFYEAFAKSMIKMGSINGGQEVRKDCRKIN; encoded by the exons ATGGCTATCATGGTAACATTCTTGAATTTGATTACCATATTTTCATTGGTTTCTATAGGCTATTCATTGAGCTTAAACTACTATGAAAAAACATGCCATGATCTGGAGTATATTGTTGCCAAGGCAGTGAAAGATGCCGCTGCTAGGGACAAAACTGTTCCGGCAGCACTTCTGCGAATGCACTTCCATGATTGCTTTGTTCGA GGGTGTGATGCCTCTGTGCTGCTATATTCAAAAGGAAACAACAAAGCAGAAAAGGACGGACCGCCAAACATTTCTTTGCATGCATTTTATGTCATTGATGAAGCAAAGAGAGCAGTTGAAGCTAAATGTCCCGGTGTAGTTTCTTGTGCTGATATCCTTGCTCTAGCAGCAAGGGACGCAGTTTTTCTG TCTGGAGGACCTAGATGGGATGTTCCTAAAGGAAGAAAGGATGGACGAACATCTAAGGCCAGTGAAACCAGACAATTGCCAGCACCAACATTTAACATATCGCAACTGCAGCAAAGCTTCTCTCAAAGAGCATTGTCAGTAAAAGATTTGGTAGCTCTGTCAG GAGGGCATACCTTAGGTTTCTCTCACTGCTCATCTTTCCGGAACAGAATCCAAAACTTTAATGCTACACATGATGTGGACCCTTCATTACATCCGTCGTTTGCAgcaaaactaaaatcaatttgtcCGTTAAAAAATAAGGCAAAAAATGCAGGCACCACTTTGGACCCTTCTTCAACAACTTTCGATAATACATATTACAAGTTGATCCTCCAACAAAAAGGCTTGTTTTCTTCTGATCAGGCTTTGCTTGACACCCCAAAAACCAAGCATTTGGTTTCTAAGTTTGCCAGGTCACAGGAGGCTTTCTATGAGGCTTTTGCTAAGTCCATGATCAAAATGGGTAGCATCAATGGTGGGCAAGAAGTTAGGAAGGACTGCAGAAAGATCAATTAG
- the LOC101514975 gene encoding aspartyl protease family protein 1-like, which produces MAFSFSSYLTHNSLCLLTLLLLLFLASQSKRCHGFSSFGFDIHHRFSEPVKGILGIHDVPDKGSREYYVAMAHRDRVFRGRHLAADDIHQKQLLTFSPDNETYQISLFGFLHFANVSVGTPASSFLVALDTGSDLFWLPCNCTKCVHGIQLSSGQQIDFNIYNNKRSSTSQIVGCNNSLCEQQSQCSSSSATCPYQVNYLSDDTSTTGFLVQDVLHLITDNDYQTKHVDPRITFGCGQVQTGAFLDGAAPDGLFGLGMGDISVPSILAKQGLISNSFSMCFGIDGSGRITFGDDNNSLDQGKTPFNLKPLHTIYNITVTQIIVGGNVTDLELNAIFDTGTSFTYLNNPAYTQITRSFDSKIKLSRHSSSASDSLPFEYCYGIRSNQTVEVPNINLTMKGGDNYFVIDPIVLISGGGANNVLCLGVLKSNNVNIIGQNFMTGYRIVFDREINMLGWQESNCYDDEIFNLPVNRSNAHAPAVAPAMAANPKVTSSESNDQRRLPSSHSFEIKPAFAFTVALVLLLAIFLAYL; this is translated from the exons ATGGCTTTTTCTTTTAGCTCCTACCTAACCCACAATTCTCTATGTTTgttaacattattattattattatttttagcttCACAATCAAAGAGGTGCCATGGTTTTAGTTCATTTGGTTTTGACATCCACCATCGATTTTCTGAACCGGTGAAGGGTATTTTGGGTATTCATGATGTACCCGACAAAGGAAGTCGTGAATACTATGTTGCTATGGCCCACAGAGACCGCGTGTTTCGTGGGAGACACCTCGCCGCCGATGATATTCATCAGAAACAGCTTCTTACGTTTTCTCCTGATAACGAGACGTACCAGATTAGCTTATTTGGatt tttgcattttgCGAATGTTTCTGTTGGGACACCAGCTTCATCGTTTCTAGTTGCATTGGATACTGGGAGTGACTTGTTCTGGCTTCCTTGCAATTGTACCAAATGTGTGCATGGTATACAGTTATCATCAGGACAG CAAATTGATTTCAATATCTATAATAACAAAAGATCATCGACGAGCCAAATTGTTGGCTGCAACAACAGCTTATGTGAGCAGCAGAGTCAATGTTCTTCATCTAGTGCCACTTGTCCATATCAAGTTAACTATCTATCAGATGATACTTCAACTACTGGTTTCTTGGTACAAGATGTGTTGCACCTAATTACAGATAATGATTATCAAACTAAACATGTTGACCCACGAATTACTTTCGG TTGTGGACAAGTTCAGACAGGGGCATTTCTGGATGGGGCAGCTCCAGATGGTTTATTTGGACTAGGAATGGGTGATATATCTGTTCCAAGTATCTTAGCCAAACAAGGcctaatttcaaattcattttcaatGTGTTTTGGTATTGATGGTTCTGGAAGAATAACATTTGGGGATGATAATAACAGCTTGGACCAAGGAAAAACACCATTCAACCTAAAGCCGTTGCA TACAATTTACAACATCACAGTCACCCAAATTATTGTGGGAGGAAATGTTACTGATCTTGAGTTGAATGCAATATTTGACACTGGTACCTCATTTACATATCTAAACAACCCAGCTTATACGCAAATTACTCGAAGT tttgattcaaaaattaaactaaGCAGGCATTCATCTTCTGCTTCTGACAGTCTTCCATTTGAATACTGCTATGGAATTAG ATCAAACCAGACTGTTGAAGTTCCAAATATTAATCTGACAATGAAAGGTGGAGACAATTATTTTGTCATAGACCCAATAGTATTGATTAGTGGTGGG GGTGCTAACAATGTTCTTTGTTTGGGTGTCTTGAAAAGCAACAATGTGAATATCATTGGAC AAAACTTCATGACAGGTTACCGTATAGTCTTTGACCGCGAAATCAACATGCTGGGTTGGCAGGAATCTAACT GTTATGATGATGAAATCTTCAATTTACCGGTTAACCGATCAAACGCTCACGCCCCGGCTGTTGCTCCTGCTATGGCTGCAAATCCTAAAGTAACATCAAGTGAGTCTAATGATCAAAGAAGGCTACCATCTAGTCACTCATTTGAGATAAAACCTGCTTTTGCATTTACAGTGGCCCTTGTTCTGCTTTTAGCCATTTTTTTAGCATACCTGTAA
- the LOC101514645 gene encoding uncharacterized protein yields MEDNDWDEESDNTVTMTTISRHNFIHDSETLCISIIENMSEDYGLYVWPCSVILAEYVWQQKHRFLGASVVELGAGTCLPGLVAAKVGANVTLTDDSSRLEVLDNIRRVCDLNKLECNVLGLTWGVWDSSIFCLKPTIILGADVLYDSNAFDDLFATVXXXXXXXXXXXXXXXXXFLLRNSPGSIFITSYHNRSGHHLIEFLMRKWGLKCRKLLDGFSILPSFKASQLSGNIQLAEIALISKDNI; encoded by the exons ATGGAAGATAATGATTGGGACGAAGAGTCTGATAACACCGTCACTATGACTACAATTTCCCGGCACAATTTCATCCACGACTCTGAAACTCTCTGCATCTCCATCATCGAG AACATGAGCGAGGATTACGGCTTATACGTGTGGCCTTGCTCTGTAATTCTCGCCGAGTACGTTTGGCAACAGAAGCACCGATTCTTAGGAGCTAGCGTTGTtgag CTTGGTGCTGGAACTTGCTTACCTGGTTTGGTTGCTGCAAAAGTTGGCGCCAATGTCACTCTTACTGATGACTCCAGCAGATTAGAG GTGCTTGACAACATTAGAAGAGTTTGTGACTTGAATAAACTTGAGTGCAAT GTGCTAGGACTGACATGGGGAGTTTGGGATTCATCCATATTCTGTTTGAAGCCTACAATTATTCTAGGGGCTGATGTGTTGTATGACTCAAATG cTTTTGATGATCTCTTTGCCACCGTNNNNNNNNNNNNNNNNNNNNNNNNNNNNNNNNNNNNNNNNNNNNNNNNNNNATTCCTGCTCCGAAATTCACCTGGATCAATTTTTATAACTTCATACCATAATAGAAG TGGGCATCACCTTATTGAGTTCTTGATGCGAAAATGGGGCTTGAAGTGTCGCAAGCTTCTTGATGGGTTTTCTATCCTGCCATCCTTCAAGGCTTCTCAGCTAAGTGGTAACATCCAATTAGCAGAGATAGCTCTAATATCGAAAGATAACATCTGA